Proteins from one Prosthecomicrobium sp. N25 genomic window:
- a CDS encoding MarR family winged helix-turn-helix transcriptional regulator, whose protein sequence is MADINFSASSRPSAAPPAGSSGPDASGEPHWEMIELLFFAYRDFIGDPDAILDEFGFGRAHHRVLHFVNRNPGMAVAELLDILKITKQSLGRVLRELVEGGYVEQQTGEADRRQRLLFATPKGRSLALRLAEPQSRRIAAALAALGPGGAEAAREFLRQMINDDERAETARFAARP, encoded by the coding sequence ATGGCTGACATAAATTTCTCGGCATCCTCCCGACCCTCCGCCGCGCCGCCGGCCGGGTCCTCCGGCCCGGACGCGTCCGGCGAGCCCCACTGGGAGATGATCGAGCTGCTCTTTTTCGCCTACCGCGACTTCATCGGCGACCCGGACGCGATCCTCGACGAGTTCGGCTTCGGCCGCGCCCACCATCGCGTCCTGCACTTCGTGAACCGCAATCCCGGCATGGCGGTCGCCGAGCTCCTGGACATCCTGAAGATCACCAAGCAGAGCCTCGGCCGGGTCCTGAGGGAACTCGTCGAGGGCGGCTACGTCGAGCAGCAGACGGGCGAGGCCGACCGCCGCCAGCGCCTGCTCTTCGCCACGCCGAAGGGCCGGAGCCTCGCCCTGCGCCTGGCCGAGCCCCAGTCGCGCCGGATCGCCGCCGCGCTCGCAGCCCTCGGGCCCGGCGGCGCCGAGGCCGCCCGCGAGTTCCTGCGCCAGATGATCAACGACGACGAGCGCGCCGAGACGGCCCGCTTCGCCGCCCGGCCGTGA
- a CDS encoding response regulator transcription factor — MPDPNAEPRPQPLPDEAPHLLVVDDDSRIRSLLSSFLGRQGFRVTVAEGAAEARKKLETFDFDMLILDVMMPGETGMDLTASLRRNSEVPILMLTALTETESRIRGLELGADDYLSKPFDPRELILRINNILKRGAAAVRPKSAEVRFGAFVFHLERQELKRGDELIRLTDRERQLLRMFAERPGETIPRHEIVGSDNALGDRTADVQINRLRRKIEADPANALYLQTVRGIGYRLQID; from the coding sequence ATGCCGGACCCGAACGCCGAACCGCGCCCGCAGCCCCTGCCCGACGAGGCCCCCCATCTCCTCGTCGTCGACGACGACAGTCGAATCCGCTCCCTCCTGTCGAGCTTCCTCGGCCGCCAGGGCTTCCGCGTCACCGTCGCCGAGGGCGCCGCCGAGGCCCGCAAGAAGCTCGAGACCTTCGACTTCGACATGCTCATCCTCGACGTCATGATGCCCGGCGAGACCGGCATGGACCTGACGGCGTCGCTGCGCCGGAACTCCGAGGTGCCGATCCTGATGCTGACCGCGCTGACCGAGACCGAGAGCCGCATCCGCGGCCTGGAGCTCGGCGCCGACGACTACCTGTCGAAGCCCTTCGATCCGCGCGAGCTGATCCTGCGCATCAACAACATCCTGAAGCGCGGCGCCGCCGCGGTCCGGCCGAAGTCGGCCGAGGTCCGCTTCGGCGCCTTCGTGTTCCACCTGGAGCGCCAGGAGCTGAAGCGGGGCGACGAGCTGATCCGCCTGACCGACCGCGAGCGCCAGCTCCTGCGCATGTTCGCGGAACGGCCCGGCGAGACCATCCCGCGCCACGAGATCGTCGGGTCCGACAACGCCCTCGGCGACCGGACCGCCGACGTCCAGATCAACCGCCTGCGCCGCAAGATCGAGGCCGACCCGGCCAACGCGCTCTACCTGCAGACGGTCCGGGGCATCGGCTACCGCCTGCAGATCGACTGA